From Fusarium oxysporum f. sp. lycopersici 4287 supercont2.96 genomic scaffold, whole genome shotgun sequence:
TATATTGCTGCTAATCTAAAATCAGAGAAATCAAATCTCACGTAAGCTTCGGTCCTTATTGTCTTCTCCCGCCGTAGGCTGAAATTTATGCCGGGACAAACCTTCCCTCTCCAACCTCCTGGGCAAGTGCAGTATACCTCCATCGACTGAAGTACGCAGGTGTCTTACCTTTGCCGCCGTTCTTAGTAGCAAAGACACCAACGATGGTTCCTGAATATgatattaataactataagCGGATTCAAAGCAGGGACATGGTAAGCTCACCTGTAAAAGGTCCGTTACCACCAGAGACAATCTCAGCGCTGGCATatccaagcttcttgatctcatgCGGCTTGCTGCTGAGCTGGCTGAAAACTCATATTTGTGATCACGAGTAGCGGTTACTGCAAGTCTGATAGGACCCTTGAGCCAGGACTTAGGGATACTCCTAATCCTGGTCTCAGGAGCATGAACGTCAGGTTTTCCTGAAGTTTCGGCCTTAAACCTCAGCTTACGTGTAACCTCCTTCTCGTTCTTGCTTTTGACGTTGATAATACTAATATCGATATGCTGGGTCTGTGTGAGGAAGACAGTAATGCCAGCCTCTTCGTCGGCAACCTTAGGGTCGAATAATAAATCGATGCTATAAGTAAAGACCGAGGCTGTCTGTTTGCGTGCAAGAAAGCCTAATCCTTCGTTGACTGGGTCGTATTTCTCATCTGCAGTCAGGTTGACTCTGGATGGAAGAACCCTTAAGGTGTTGGGATGTCCCTCTGGTGAGATGGTAAATAGATTTTGCTTAGGAGGTCTCCAGAAGAACCAGTGCCGAGGCAGAGATGATCCGACAGCAAAGTCCTCCTTATCTGGAGCGTCGACCCAGGCGCCAGTTCCTGGGACCTGCCTATCAGTTGGTGGAAGAGGCCCAGACATCTTTCCTCGTACCATATCCAGACTCGGCCACTTGTTCTCCTTCCATTGCACTGGCACGAGAACTGTTTCTCGGCCCATGGGATAGACTTCCCATTCCGGGCCTGAGCGAGTCGCGAGTGCAACTCCCCACCAGTTTCCAGAAGCATCTTGGAATAAATCAGCATGGCCAACGGTCTGGAACCATTCCTCGGTGTTCTTTGCAGTAAGAATGGGATTGTCCTCGTATGCCTTATAAGGTCCACGAATGTTGCGCGATCGGGCAATAGTCACTGTGTGGTTCAACTCAGTTCCACCCTCTCCTATCAGTAGGTAATACCAGTTATCCTTCTTGTAGAAATGGGGTCCCTCAGGGTTACGATCACCAGTTCCATTCCAGATCTTAAAAGGCTCAGTTGCAGTGcccttgttgatgtcgatTTCGCTGACGTAGATGCCTGCAGCAACTGCCATGTAAacctttccatcatcatcccaaAAGATGTCAGGATCAATGTCGTTAGCCGGATTCTCAATACGGATAGGACCGCTCCATGCAGAATCGTCGTAGGGATTCTTGGTTGTAAAAAGAAGGACAATAGGGCCCCATCCATCGATCCAAGAGACGtaggtggtgatgagataGAACATGCCCTTGCGGTACCTAAGGGTGGAAGCCCAGATACCCTCATGCTCCAACCCTCTTCTTGAAAGCTCAGGGAGTTGTTCTTCCTTAGTCAAAGCATTGCTAGCATGCCTCCAATTGACAAGATCCTTACTCGCAAATACTGGGATCCCAGGGAGGGCCAAGAACGAAGACGTAGTGCAGAAGAATGTGCCATCTAGTTCTTTGACAAAGGTACAGCTCGGGTCTGTGTTCCATCCTGGAAGGATAGGATTCGTATACTCTTGTTGCTTGGGCTTCTGGCTGCAAGCGACCTGGCAAACAGCCAAGCCCCAAGCAAGCGTATAGAGCAGGCGTTTGGCCATTAAAGAAGGAAACACAAATAAGAGAGTATATATGTGGTACTAAGTGAGGCGCACCAGGATACTGGAGCTTACTTATTACCTGTGTTATACCTTCCAAGTTATGGTTACGTCTTTTATAGTTTACTTCAGGACGCTGATAATACAATAGCCTAAATTCCGGTTAATACCCCGCTCAAACAATCTACAAACTGCTAAACATTCACCTGCAGAAGAATTATGTGTTGAATTACATTACCCGCGTATTAATCCTTGTAGATGCATGAGATGACGCAAAACGACCCATATAATGACAAACTGGACTTGGGTAGGCACAGCTCGTGAAAAATAGTTCGAAACAGCACAGTAAATTTTAGTATGAGAAATTCTTCCCACAGCCCGGACATATGCTTTTTCCGTAGCAGTATTCTTTTCCTAGCCTTCTAAATACGCCGTTTGTATTCCGTATATGCTGCCACGCTCGATTCCCTCACCAGGGCCTATCAGGCTGTACACCTTGTCTACGTCCTCGGTAGCATCGCTGTCTCGAAAAAGAGTGAGAGGCATGAGAATATTCTTTTCGTTCCATAGTTCGTTTTATGCCAGGGAACCAAAGATAGACGCAAGGCTAGGAAGATCGGCATCTCCCTGTTTACAGCTAGTGATAGGCGAGATCGAGCCGTCATTAGATGCGCGAGGTGTATAGCTTTCCGGCCACTGAGTTAAGACGCCATCATATTAATAATCGCTTATCTGAAGTCTACGAAGGGAATCCTATTATTAACACAGGCTAGATAGAGGGCGTATGTAGTTGAGAATACAGCACTTATTGAAAATCCGAAATTTCAGAGAAAAAATGTGGCGAATAAGTATATTCTGACTTCAGCTATTCTCTAGTCCTAGTCCCATGTATCTTGCCTATCCATAGTAGATTTTGCCATGGAAAACCTGCTTGTGATAATATGGCTTATATTATTTGTAGTTGAGACCTATGGCTGAGAGCTACATAGACCTTAG
This genomic window contains:
- a CDS encoding uncharacterized protein (At least one base has a quality score < 10), coding for MAKRLLYTLAWGLAVCQVACSQKPKQQEYTNPILPGWNTDPSCTFVKELDGTFFCTTSSFLALPGIPVFASKDLVNWRHASNALTKEEQLPELSRRGLEHEGIWASTLRYRKGMFYLITTYVSWIDGWGPIVLLFTTKNPYDDSAWSGPIRIENPANDIDPDIFWDDDGKVYMAVAAGIYVSEIDINKGTATEPFKIWNGTGDRNPEGPHFYKKDNWYYLLIGEGGTELNHTVTIARSRNIRGPYKAYEDNPILTAKNTEEWFQTVGHADLFQDASGNWWGVALATRSGPEWEVYPMGRETVLVPVQWKENKWPSLDMVRGKMSGPLPPTDRQVPGTGAWVDAPDKEDFAVGSSLPRHWFFWRPPKQNLFTISPEGHPNTLRVLPSRVNLTADEKYDPVNEGLGFLARKQTASVFTYSIDLLFDPKVADEEAGITVFLTQTQHIDISIINVKSKNEKEVTRKLRFKAETSGKPDVHAPETRIRSIPKSWLKGPIRLAVTATRDHKYEFSASSAASRMRSRSLDMPALRLSLVVTDLLQEPSLVSLLLRTAAKVRHLRTSVDGGILHLPRRLEREGLSRHKFQPTAGEDNKDRSLREI